The Nocardia arthritidis genome has a window encoding:
- a CDS encoding ABC transporter ATP-binding protein — MTAFQDRRGGSDDDEVVKVHGLVKSIGRARVLDDVGLRVHRGEIHAVLGPDGAGKTTLLRILAGQLSSDAGTVLVFGVQPWREPSLVHRRTAMVLGEVALWSALTGGAAIERLAAQHGGVDPERRDSLLALLGLDPSRSVHRHHGAERRKLALVAALSGRAELVLLDEPMAGLTEPQKDSLRLWLRTRRATDQTVLLAGHVLSELESAADRITIMQRGRVVDSGSPAEVRQLTRTFVSAELDCPAPDLEDLAEVHNFVRYRNTVHCEVDTDHLDQVLRRLLDCGLRSLTSRPATLQDLLQGERMSVGRVLAEHGSGS; from the coding sequence ATGACAGCATTCCAAGATCGTCGCGGCGGATCGGACGACGACGAGGTCGTCAAGGTGCACGGATTGGTCAAGAGCATCGGGCGGGCCCGGGTGCTGGACGATGTGGGGCTGCGGGTGCACCGCGGTGAGATCCACGCCGTCCTCGGTCCCGACGGTGCGGGCAAGACCACCCTGTTGCGCATTCTGGCGGGCCAGTTGTCCTCCGATGCGGGCACGGTCCTGGTCTTCGGGGTTCAGCCGTGGCGGGAACCGAGCCTGGTGCACCGGCGTACCGCGATGGTGCTCGGCGAGGTGGCGCTGTGGTCGGCGCTCACCGGCGGTGCGGCGATCGAGCGGCTCGCCGCACAACACGGCGGGGTCGATCCGGAACGGCGCGACAGCCTGCTCGCCCTGCTCGGCCTCGACCCGTCCCGTTCGGTGCACCGCCATCACGGTGCGGAACGTCGGAAGCTGGCGCTGGTCGCGGCCCTGTCCGGCCGGGCCGAACTGGTGCTGCTCGACGAGCCGATGGCCGGACTCACCGAGCCGCAGAAGGATTCGCTGCGCCTGTGGCTGCGCACCCGCCGCGCCACCGATCAGACGGTGCTGCTCGCCGGACATGTGCTGTCCGAGCTGGAATCGGCCGCCGACCGGATCACCATCATGCAGCGCGGCCGGGTGGTGGACTCGGGCTCGCCCGCCGAGGTGCGGCAACTCACCAGAACCTTCGTCAGCGCCGAATTGGATTGTCCCGCGCCGGATCTCGAGGACCTCGCGGAGGTGCACAATTTCGTCCGGTATCGCAATACCGTGCACTGCGAGGTGGACACCGACCATCTGGATCAGGTGCTGCGCCGGTTGCTCGACTGCGGGCTGCGCAGCCTGACCAGCCGCCCCGCCACCCTGCAGGACCTGCTGCAGGGCGAACGGATGTCGGTGGGTCGGGTGCTGGCCGAACACGGTTCCGGCAGTTGA
- a CDS encoding phosphatase PAP2 family protein has translation MDLTIVTFLAQHRVPALTAVARWAMDFGTNDAIQALTGFVGLAVVAAKRWWWQGMTIGASVLLAQALARALKLLIARPRPPADLAVANVGAFSMPSTVAAMTAALAVALYAVLPWPPGYRGWAVAALAAGLALIGVAMVYLGAHWPTDVLAGWPLGLVVGVAVVQVTRTIRRATH, from the coding sequence GTGGACCTCACCATCGTGACGTTCCTTGCCCAGCATCGCGTTCCCGCGTTGACCGCCGTCGCGCGGTGGGCGATGGACTTCGGAACCAATGACGCGATCCAGGCGCTCACCGGATTCGTCGGGCTCGCGGTGGTGGCCGCCAAACGCTGGTGGTGGCAGGGGATGACGATCGGCGCCTCGGTACTGCTCGCGCAGGCGCTGGCCCGGGCACTGAAGCTGTTGATCGCCCGGCCGCGGCCACCGGCGGACCTCGCCGTCGCCAACGTCGGCGCCTTCTCGATGCCGTCGACGGTCGCCGCGATGACGGCCGCGCTCGCGGTGGCCCTCTACGCCGTGCTGCCGTGGCCGCCGGGTTATCGAGGCTGGGCCGTCGCCGCATTGGCGGCGGGCCTCGCGCTGATCGGCGTCGCCATGGTCTACCTCGGGGCGCACTGGCCGACCGATGTGCTGGCCGGTTGGCCCCTAGGCCTGGTCGTCGGTGTGGCGGTAGTCCAGGTGACCCGAACCATCAGGCGCGCAACGCATTAG
- a CDS encoding dihydrofolate reductase, whose product MTEPSKRIIGLIWSQTRDRVIAAGGRIPWQVPEIITHFDEVTSGQIVVMGRKTWDSLPADDRPLPGRRTIVITRDPDWFQQGAERAGSVEEALALTDPAEVWIMGGGEILREAMPFASVLAVTEVGAQVDGTVRAPEIPAGEFLMSFTTAPKLSTNGKDTYMFRSYAHK is encoded by the coding sequence ATGACCGAACCCAGCAAACGAATCATCGGACTGATCTGGTCGCAGACCCGCGACCGGGTGATCGCCGCGGGCGGCCGGATTCCATGGCAGGTGCCCGAGATCATCACGCATTTCGACGAGGTGACCAGCGGCCAGATCGTCGTCATGGGCCGCAAGACCTGGGATTCGCTGCCCGCCGACGACCGTCCGCTGCCGGGTAGGCGCACGATCGTCATCACCCGCGATCCGGACTGGTTCCAGCAGGGCGCCGAGCGCGCCGGATCCGTCGAGGAGGCGCTGGCGCTGACCGATCCGGCCGAGGTGTGGATCATGGGCGGTGGCGAAATACTGCGCGAGGCAATGCCTTTCGCGAGCGTACTGGCCGTCACCGAGGTCGGCGCGCAGGTCGACGGCACGGTGCGCGCCCCGGAGATTCCGGCGGGCGAATTCCTGATGAGCTTCACCACGGCCCCGAAGCTGTCCACAAACGGCAAGGACACCTACATGTTCCGCAGTTACGCCCATAAATAG
- a CDS encoding LLM class flavin-dependent oxidoreductase has product MLDNVGVLLPQRGALLDRLSTDDLLMLAETIDTTNGLDSIWVGDSLTAQPRADSLTLLGALAGRTRRVRLGVACMASFPVRDPAVFAYQWASLDRLSGGRMTLAVCTGLVGDGASAREGAHWGIPDRERAVRMGENLELCRRLWTGDELDFAGQFVRYNGIRIQPTPVQAPCPVFIAANPWQPKFAERALRRVAELADGWMTASSWPGLVAGLAPLLRAALIDAGRAPETFPVAFLHNVAIGPDRAECLDGAARFIAEHEEYQGTPAEMVEAWTAAGPPERCAADLQALVDTAAGLGPVTLVLRLTSWDQRTQLTRLIEDVLPLIRIPAEIRP; this is encoded by the coding sequence ATGTTGGATAATGTGGGAGTCCTACTCCCCCAGCGCGGCGCGCTGCTCGACCGCCTGTCCACCGACGATCTGCTGATGTTGGCCGAAACCATTGACACCACAAATGGTTTGGACTCGATCTGGGTCGGCGACAGCCTCACCGCACAGCCGCGCGCGGATTCGCTCACCCTGCTCGGCGCACTCGCGGGCCGCACCCGCCGGGTCCGGCTCGGGGTGGCGTGCATGGCCAGCTTCCCGGTGCGCGATCCGGCCGTATTCGCCTACCAGTGGGCGAGCCTGGACCGGCTCTCCGGCGGCCGGATGACCCTCGCCGTCTGCACGGGCCTGGTCGGCGACGGAGCCAGCGCCCGCGAGGGCGCGCACTGGGGGATTCCCGACCGCGAACGGGCCGTGCGAATGGGTGAGAACCTGGAGCTCTGCCGCAGGCTGTGGACCGGCGACGAGCTCGACTTCGCCGGACAGTTCGTGCGGTACAACGGGATTCGTATACAGCCAACCCCCGTGCAAGCCCCGTGCCCGGTGTTCATCGCCGCCAATCCATGGCAGCCGAAGTTCGCCGAACGCGCGCTGCGCCGAGTGGCCGAGCTCGCCGACGGCTGGATGACGGCCAGTTCCTGGCCGGGCCTCGTCGCGGGACTGGCACCGCTGCTGCGCGCCGCGCTGATCGACGCGGGCCGCGCGCCGGAAACCTTCCCGGTAGCCTTCCTGCACAATGTCGCCATCGGCCCCGACCGAGCCGAATGTCTCGACGGCGCAGCACGTTTCATCGCCGAGCACGAGGAATACCAGGGCACCCCCGCGGAGATGGTCGAGGCGTGGACCGCCGCGGGCCCACCCGAGCGCTGCGCCGCCGACCTGCAAGCTCTGGTGGACACCGCCGCGGGCCTCGGCCCCGTCACCCTCGTGCTCCGCCTGACCTCATGGGATCAGCGCACCCAACTCACCCGCCTCATCGAGGACGTACTTCCGCTGATTCGCATACCCGCTGAGATCCGCCCATAG
- a CDS encoding TetR/AcrR family transcriptional regulator, which produces MPRPRKENQLELAAVAAAARQVFDASGLAGTTMRRVAETLGVDASSLYWHVRNKDELLDLIADELLRDLPLPDRSLPWRTRLERLLTGYRKWLLRNPDAARLLAGRLVLGPNTLRVLEFICGSLLSAGLKPEAAAQSSHLVVAYVLGFVLQEIGPMNAAEARGAVPETVLAETAAVLRSLPPEEFPSVVALAEHLVAPTMDERFDRGLRALLGGLAVEDS; this is translated from the coding sequence ATGCCGAGACCTCGCAAGGAAAATCAGCTGGAGCTCGCCGCCGTCGCGGCGGCCGCGCGGCAGGTGTTCGACGCATCCGGACTCGCGGGGACCACCATGCGCCGCGTCGCCGAAACCCTCGGCGTCGACGCGTCGTCGCTGTACTGGCATGTCCGCAATAAGGACGAACTGCTGGATCTGATCGCCGACGAACTGCTGCGCGATCTCCCGCTGCCCGATCGGAGCCTGCCGTGGCGAACCCGGCTGGAGCGGCTGCTCACCGGCTATCGAAAGTGGTTGCTGCGCAACCCCGATGCCGCGCGTCTGCTCGCCGGACGGCTGGTGCTCGGCCCGAATACGCTGCGGGTGCTCGAGTTCATCTGCGGTTCACTGCTTTCCGCCGGATTGAAACCCGAAGCGGCGGCGCAGTCTTCGCATCTGGTCGTGGCATATGTGCTCGGGTTCGTACTTCAGGAGATCGGGCCGATGAACGCGGCGGAGGCGCGCGGCGCGGTGCCGGAGACCGTGTTGGCGGAGACCGCTGCCGTGCTGAGATCCCTTCCGCCCGAGGAGTTTCCGTCGGTGGTGGCACTTGCCGAACATCTGGTGGCGCCGACCATGGACGAACGCTTCGACCGTGGTCTGCGGGCGCTGCTCGGCGGTCTCGCCGTCGAAGATTCGTAA
- a CDS encoding phosphoketolase family protein, translated as MTDGAARTATATQPLSPRQLDDLHAWWRAANYLSVGQIFLMDNPLLREPLRPEHIKPRLLGHWGTTPGLNFIYAHLNRVITARDLDMIYVMGPGHGGPGPVASAWLEGTYSEVYPEISQDAAGMRRLFTQFSFPGGIPSHVAPETPGSIHEGGELGYSLSHAYGATFDNPDLIVAAVVGDGEAETGPLAASWHSTKFVDPRRDGAVLPILHLNGYKIANPTVLARIERTELDQLLRGYGYTPYFVEGSDPEPMHQAFAATLDHCLDEIAAIQHRARHEGDPARPRWPMIVFSSPKGWTGPKTVDGKQVENYWRAHQVPFGDARADAHRAVLEHWLRSYRPEELFDANGAPVPRIRDLHPVGDRRMSANPHTNGGALVRGLDLPDFRDYAVEVSQPGATLAEATRVLGGFLRDVMRANSTTFRMFAPDENNSNRLDAVLDVTDRAWNAETLPTDDHLAPDGRVMEILSEHTCQGWLEGYLLTGRHGLFSCYEAFIHIVDSMFNQHAKWLRTTNRIPWRRPIPSLNYLLTSHVWRQDHNGFSHQDPGFIDHVVNKKADVIRVYLPPDANTLLSVADHCLRSRQYVNVIVAGKQPAPQFLNMADAIVHCTKGIGIWEWASSDAGERPDVIMGCAGDVPTMETLAAVDILRDLFPDIKIRVVNVVDLMRLQDDREHPHGLSDRAFDALFTPDVPVVFAYHGYPWLIHRLTYRRANHHNFHVRGYKEEGTTTTPFDMCVLNQIDRYDLAIDVIDRVARLQPTAAHARDHLENKLIQHRVYIREYGEDPPEIVRWRWRSADHRPGDGG; from the coding sequence ATGACCGATGGCGCCGCACGAACCGCAACGGCAACGCAACCGCTCTCCCCGCGCCAACTCGACGATCTCCACGCCTGGTGGCGGGCGGCGAATTACCTTTCGGTGGGGCAGATCTTCCTGATGGACAACCCGCTGCTGCGGGAACCGCTGCGCCCCGAGCACATCAAACCGCGCCTGCTCGGCCACTGGGGTACCACGCCGGGCCTGAATTTCATCTACGCCCACCTGAACCGGGTGATCACCGCGCGCGACCTGGACATGATCTATGTGATGGGTCCCGGGCACGGCGGCCCCGGCCCGGTGGCCTCGGCCTGGTTGGAGGGCACCTACAGCGAGGTGTATCCGGAGATCTCGCAGGACGCGGCCGGGATGCGGCGGCTGTTCACCCAATTCTCCTTTCCCGGCGGCATTCCCAGCCATGTCGCGCCCGAGACGCCCGGATCCATTCACGAGGGCGGTGAGCTCGGCTATTCGCTGTCGCACGCGTACGGCGCGACCTTCGACAATCCGGATCTGATCGTCGCCGCCGTCGTCGGTGACGGCGAGGCGGAGACCGGCCCGCTCGCCGCCAGCTGGCATTCCACCAAATTCGTCGATCCGCGCCGGGACGGGGCGGTGCTGCCGATCCTGCACCTCAACGGTTACAAGATCGCCAATCCGACGGTGCTCGCCCGGATCGAGCGCACGGAACTGGATCAGCTGCTGCGCGGCTACGGGTACACCCCGTACTTTGTCGAGGGTTCCGATCCGGAGCCGATGCATCAGGCGTTCGCCGCGACCCTGGACCACTGCCTCGACGAGATCGCGGCCATCCAGCACCGCGCCCGCCACGAGGGCGATCCGGCCCGTCCGCGCTGGCCGATGATCGTGTTCAGCTCGCCGAAGGGCTGGACGGGGCCGAAGACCGTCGACGGCAAGCAGGTCGAAAACTATTGGCGCGCACACCAGGTGCCGTTCGGCGACGCCCGCGCCGACGCGCACCGGGCGGTGCTGGAACATTGGTTGCGCAGTTATCGGCCCGAGGAGCTCTTCGACGCGAACGGCGCCCCGGTGCCGCGCATCCGGGACCTGCATCCGGTGGGCGATCGGCGGATGAGCGCGAATCCGCACACCAATGGCGGCGCCCTGGTGCGCGGCCTGGATCTGCCGGATTTCCGCGACTATGCGGTCGAGGTGAGCCAACCGGGCGCGACGCTGGCCGAGGCCACCCGCGTGCTCGGCGGCTTCCTGCGCGATGTGATGCGTGCGAATTCGACGACCTTCCGCATGTTCGCCCCCGACGAGAACAATTCGAACCGGCTCGATGCCGTCCTCGACGTGACCGATCGCGCCTGGAATGCCGAAACCCTGCCCACCGACGACCATCTCGCGCCCGACGGCCGGGTGATGGAGATACTGTCCGAGCACACCTGCCAGGGCTGGCTGGAAGGCTATCTGCTCACCGGACGGCACGGCCTGTTCTCCTGCTACGAGGCGTTCATCCACATCGTCGACTCGATGTTCAACCAGCACGCCAAATGGCTGCGCACCACCAATCGCATCCCGTGGCGCAGGCCGATACCATCGCTGAATTACCTACTGACATCGCATGTTTGGCGACAGGATCACAACGGCTTCTCGCATCAGGATCCGGGCTTCATCGATCATGTCGTCAACAAGAAGGCCGATGTGATCCGGGTATACCTGCCGCCGGACGCGAATACCCTGCTCTCGGTGGCCGATCACTGCCTGCGCAGCCGCCAGTACGTGAACGTGATCGTCGCGGGTAAGCAGCCCGCGCCGCAGTTCCTCAACATGGCGGACGCGATTGTCCACTGCACCAAGGGAATCGGCATCTGGGAGTGGGCGAGCAGCGATGCGGGCGAGCGTCCTGACGTGATCATGGGCTGCGCGGGCGACGTGCCGACCATGGAAACGCTCGCCGCCGTCGACATTCTGCGAGACCTATTCCCGGACATAAAGATTCGCGTGGTGAACGTGGTGGACCTGATGCGGTTGCAGGACGATCGGGAGCATCCGCACGGCTTGTCCGACCGCGCCTTCGACGCGCTGTTCACCCCCGATGTCCCGGTGGTATTCGCCTATCACGGATATCCGTGGCTGATCCACCGGCTCACCTACCGTCGCGCGAACCATCACAACTTCCACGTCCGCGGTTACAAGGAAGAAGGCACCACCACAACGCCTTTCGATATGTGCGTGCTGAACCAGATCGATCGCTACGATCTCGCGATCGATGTGATCGATCGGGTTGCGCGCCTGCAACCTACGGCCGCGCATGCCCGGGATCACCTGGAGAACAAGCTCATTCAGCACCGCGTCTACATTCGCGAGTACGGCGAGGATCCGCCCGAAATCGTCCGGTGGCGCTGGCGCAGCGCCGATCACCGGCCCGGCGACGGCGGGTGA